Below is a genomic region from Verrucomicrobiota bacterium.
CCGTCGAACATGCGTCGAAAACATGGATTGCTGCCGAGGCGCAACGTGGAGTTTGTGGACCAACCCAACGGCGTGCTGCTGATCAAAGCCGGCCGGGTCTCGACTGGCAGGCGCGTCCTGGCCAGATTGCTTGCGGGCGGCCGAATCAAAGGGCGCACGCAAGATTGGCTTCGCCTGACGCGGGGAACGGCATGATCTTGGTGGACACCAGCGTCATCGCCGACATTCTTACAAAGGACCCCGATTGGTTCGACTGGTCGAGCAAGCAGTTGGAGAGGTGGGCAAATCAAGGGCCGGTCTGTTACAACGCAATCATCTTCGCTGAACTGGCGGTCAAATTCGACACGCAAAAGGAATTGGAGCACCGGCTCTCTGCCTT
It encodes:
- a CDS encoding AbrB/MazE/SpoVT family DNA-binding domain-containing protein; translation: MKISRKGQVTIPSNMRRKHGLLPRRNVEFVDQPNGVLLIKAGRVSTGRRVLARLLAGGRIKGRTQDWLRLTRGTA